From the Lolium rigidum isolate FL_2022 chromosome 2, APGP_CSIRO_Lrig_0.1, whole genome shotgun sequence genome, one window contains:
- the LOC124689398 gene encoding G-type lectin S-receptor-like serine/threonine-protein kinase SD2-5 encodes MNGSLELFGQPGQPGLNISFPPSGSTQYMRLESDGHLRLYGLSDVEVPIVFSDAMNINDCAYPTVCGEYGICTAGQCACPLQNNSNSGYFSPVNERRPNLGCSPATPISCEQMHRHQLLTLTDISYFDKSYYVDAMHTGLNLNAMNIDDCKKACLKNCSCMAVVSRAGECVWVTKVFSLQAIQPENGGYNSTVYLKVQLNPSNRNKKKVIVGATLGAVTTLALLVIVVILYLQKRRKYEEKGEEFDFNQLPGMPMRFSFQKLRECTEGFVTKLGEGGFGSVFEGKLGEDRVAVKRLEGARQGKKEFFAEVETIGSIEHINLVRLVGFCVEKSERLLVYEYMSRGSLDRWIYYHHNTAPLDWCTRCQIILDIAKGLCYLHEECRRKIAHLDIKPQNILLDDNFNAKVADFGLCKLIDRDQSKVMTRMRGTPGYLVPEWLTSRITEKVDVYSFGVVIMEIISGRRNIDNSHPKENVPLINLLREKSQENRLIDLIDKNSDDMASRQQEVTQMMKLAIWCLQHDNIQRPSMSTVIKLRSYENIKPYSQSHTTPPTATNMDRRGCFLKTIRVIIMKVIQ; translated from the exons ATGAATGGAAGCCTCGAGCTATTTGGGCAGCCAGGCCAACCAGGTTTAAACATCTCATTTCCTCCATCTGGATCCACCCAGTACATGAGACTAGAGTCAGATGGTCACCTGAGGCTCTATGGACTGTCTGATGTAGAAGTACCCATTGTATTCTCTGACGCAATGAACATAAATGATTGTGCTTATCCAACAGTCTGCGGGGAGTACGGCATATGCACTGCCGGCCAATGTGCTTGTCCACTTCAGAATAACTCTAATTCAGGCTACTTCAGCCCAGTGAATGAACGAAGGCCAAACCTTGGTTGCTCACCAGCAACTCCAATCTCTTGTGAACAAATGCACCGCCATCAGCTGTTGACACTTACTGACATATCTTACTTCGATAAAAGCTATTATGTTGATGCTATGCACACAGGTCTGAATTTAAATGCAATGAACATAGATGACTGTAAGAAAGCCTGCTTGAAGAACTGTTCCTGCATGGCCGTTGTTTCTAGAGCTGGAGAATGTGTGTGGGTGACGAAGGTCTTCTCCTTGCAAGCGATACAACCTGAAAATGGTGGTTATAACTCCACTGTCTACCTCAAGGTGCAGCTCAATCCGTCCAACAGAAACAAAAAGAAGGTCATTGTAGGTGCTACACTTGGAGCTGTTACTACTCTTGCATTACTTGTCATTGTTGTCATCCTTTATCTTCAAAAGAGGCGGAAGTATGAAGAGAAAGGTGAAGAATTTGATTTTAatcaattacctggaatgccaatgAGGTTTTCTTTTCAGAAGTTGAGAGAATGCACTGAAGGATTCGTCACCAAGCTTGGAGAAGGTGGATTTGGGTCGGTTTTTGAAGGAAAATTAGGTGAAGACAGAGTTGCAGTGAAACGTTTGGAAGGTGCTAGACAAGGAAAGAAAGAATTCTTCGCAGAGGTCGAGACTATTGGCAGCATTGAACATATCAATCTTGTCAGGCTGGTTGGCTTTTGTGTTGAGAAGTCTGAGAGGCTTTTGGTATATGAATACATGTCAAGAGGGTCACTTGACAGGTGGATTTATTACCACCATAATACTGCCCCTCTTGATTGGTGCAcccgctgtcagatcattctggaTATTGCCAAGGGCCTGTGCTATCTTCATGAGGAGTGTAGGCGCAAAATTGCTCACTTGGATATAAAACCGCAAAATATTCTACTGGATGACAACTTTAATGCCAAAGTGGCTGATTTTGGACTATGCAAGCTAATAGATAGGGACCAAAGCAAGGTAATGACTAGAATGAGAGGAACACCTGGGTATTTGGTGCCTGAATGGTTGACGTCTCGGATCACTGAAAAAGTTGATGTCTACAGCTTTGGAGTTGTCATCATGGAAATAATAAGTGGAAGAAGAAATATTGACAACTCTCATCCCAAGGAGAATGTTCCGCTCATAAATCTATTACGAGAAAAATCTCAAGAAAACCGGTTGATTGATCTGATTGACAAGAATAGTGATGATATGGCCTCACGCCAGCAGGAAGTAACTCAGATGATGAAGCTCGCAATATGGTGCCTGCAACATGACAACATTCAAAGACCTTCAATGTCAACTGTGATCAAG CTTAGGTCTTATGAGAACATCAAACCTTACTCACAGAGTCACACAACCCCTCCTACTGCTACCAATATG GACAGAAGGGGCTGTTTTCTCAAGACCATTAGGGTCATAATAATGAAGGTGATCCAATAA
- the LOC124686133 gene encoding lecithin-cholesterol acyltransferase-like 1, whose translation MATKLRRLPLPRLLFILSTLFFVGQIAAALQWIESNQPYLDQPSGLYPVVLLPGSTCSQIEVRLTDAYEPPSPVCEARKGDGRWSLLYKNITAPDAQVPCFADQLRLVYDHAGGDYRNARGVETRALSFGSTRGFLANEPADRELCMGKLVEALEREGYRDGESLFGAPYDFRHAPAAEGQANMELSRFRRALRALVERASRAHGDKAVVLVSHSQGGYFTMDFLRRSPLSWRRRFVKHYVMASTGAGGFVVSMQFFASTGDSSSSSPPSPATAMSLPSVGSTLPRRFTALPSPVAFGDDTPLVVTRNRSYAARDMPAFLAAAGLPPDMVRLYETRELPVALNLGAPLVPVTCVNGVGVPTTEMLLYRDGLDGAPELAYGDGDGVVNLASIVALDKVIGGDPRQEYYRSVRIANMSHRGVVSDPVALRRLVGEILADTRGKDTRVM comes from the exons ATGGCCACAAAGCTCCGGAGGTTGCCATTGCCACGGCTCCTGTTCATCCTCTCAACTCTCTTCTTCGTTGGGCAAATCGCTGCCGCCTTGCAATGGATCGAATCCAACCAACCATACCTCGACCAGCCCTCAGGCCTCTACCCCGTCGTGCTGCTGCCGGGAAGCACCTGCAGCCAGATCGAGGTCCGCCTCACCGACGCCTACGAGCCACCGTCGCCGGTCTGCGAGGCGCGCAAGGGCGACGGCCGGTGGTCCCTGCTGTACAAGAACATCACTGCTCCTGATGCTCAAGTCCCGTGCTTCGCCGATCAGCTCCGCCTTGTCTATGACCACGCCGGCGGTGACTACCGCAATGCGCGGGGCGTCGAGACCCGCGCCCTCTCCTTCGGCTCcacccgcggcttcctcgccaaCGAACCTGCCGACAG GGAGCTGTGCATGGGGAAGCTGGTTGAGGCGTTGGAGCGAGAGGGATACCGCGACGGCGAGTCCCTCTTCGGCGCTCCGTACGACTTCCGGCACGCCCCCGCCGCGGAGGGACAGGCGAACATGGAGCTCTcccggttccggcgtgcgctcaggGCGCTCGTTGAGCGCGCGAGCAGGGCCCACGGGGACAAGGCGGTCGTCCTTGTCTCGCACAGCCAGGGCGGCTACTTCACCATGGACTTCCTCCGACGGAGCCCGCTATCGTGGCGCAGGAGGTTCGTGAAGCACTACGTGATGGCCTCCACGGGCGCCGGCGGGTTCGTGGTGTCAATGCAGTTCTTTGCCTCCACTGGCGACTCATCTTCCAGCTCCCCTCCGTCGCCTGCAACCGCCATGTCGCTGCCCAGCGTTGGCAGCACCTTGCCCAGAAGGTTCACGGCGCTGCCCTCTCCCGTGGCTTTCGGGGACGACACGCCGCTGGTGGTCACGCGGAACAGGAGCTACGCCGCGCGCGACATGCCTGCGTTCTTGGCGGCAGCCGGGCTGCCTCCCGACATGGTACGGCTCTACGAGACACGGGAGCTCCCCGTGGCGCTCAACCTCGGGGCGCCGCTGGTGCCCGTGACGTGCGTCAACGGCGTCGGGGTGCCCACGACGGAGATGCTCCTCTATCGGGACGGCCTCGACGGCGCCCCGGAGCTGGCCTACGGAGACGGCGACGGGGTCGTGAACCTGGCCAGTATAGTGGCGCTTGACAAGGTGATCGGTGGAGACCCGAGGCAGGAGTACTACAGGTCCGTCAGGATTGCCAACATGTCTCACCGCGGCGTCGTCTCCGATCCTGTTGCTCTGCGGCGATTGGTCGGTGAGATTCTTGCGGACACTCGTGGCAAGGATACACGCGTGATGTAG